Proteins found in one Buchnera aphidicola str. G002 (Myzus persicae) genomic segment:
- the dnaX gene encoding DNA polymerase III subunit gamma/tau, protein MNYQILARKWRPQSFQDIIGQAHIVTAISNELSLNRIHHSWLLSGTRGVGKTTIARLLAKSLNCQKGITANPCRKCIICQEIEKGLCLDFLEIDAASRTKVEDIREILDNIYYSPVKSRFKIYLIDEVHMLSRHSFNALLKTLEEPPKHIKFILATTDIEKIPKTIISRCLYFKFKILSEENIFNLLTYILRKECIKFDNNSLRKISNHAKGSIRDALNLLEHGINLGNGIVNIKNITNMLGIPAEKHSFLLTDAVLKKDVKKTMFLLNEISNIGVEWEEVLIEMLHLLYQINMSQSLPLEWEQSVTEIYKNEIKKIGKNINKNKIQLCYQILINGRKELKFSPSQKIGVEMTLLRAIDSI, encoded by the coding sequence ATGAATTATCAAATATTAGCAAGAAAATGGCGTCCACAATCTTTTCAAGATATAATTGGTCAAGCTCATATTGTAACTGCCATCTCTAATGAATTATCTTTAAATCGTATTCATCATTCGTGGTTATTATCTGGTACACGAGGAGTTGGAAAAACTACAATTGCTCGATTATTAGCTAAAAGTTTAAATTGTCAAAAAGGTATTACAGCAAATCCTTGTAGAAAATGCATTATTTGTCAAGAAATAGAAAAAGGATTATGTCTAGATTTTCTAGAAATTGATGCTGCCTCTCGAACAAAAGTAGAAGACATACGAGAAATTTTAGATAATATTTATTATTCTCCAGTTAAAAGTCGTTTTAAAATATATTTAATTGATGAAGTTCATATGCTTTCTCGACATAGTTTTAATGCTTTACTTAAAACACTTGAAGAGCCACCTAAACATATAAAATTTATCTTAGCGACTACAGATATAGAAAAAATACCTAAAACTATTATTTCTCGTTGTTTATATTTTAAATTTAAAATACTTTCTGAAGAAAACATTTTTAATCTATTAACATATATTTTAAGAAAAGAATGTATTAAATTTGATAATAATTCTTTAAGAAAAATATCAAATCATGCTAAAGGAAGTATAAGAGATGCACTGAATTTATTAGAACATGGTATAAATTTAGGCAATGGAATTGTTAATATAAAAAATATAACAAACATGTTAGGAATTCCTGCTGAAAAACATTCTTTTTTATTAACTGATGCAGTTTTAAAAAAAGATGTAAAAAAAACAATGTTTTTATTAAATGAAATAAGTAATATAGGAGTAGAATGGGAAGAAGTTTTAATAGAAATGTTACATTTGTTATATCAAATTAATATGTCACAATCTTTACCACTAGAGTGGGAACAAAGTGTTACAGAAATTTATAAAAATGAAATTAAAAAAATAGGAAAAAATATTAACAAAAATAAAATTCAATTATGTTATCAAATATTAATAAATGGAAGAAAAGAATTAAAATTTTCGCCTAGTCAAAAAATAGGAGTCGAAATGACTTTGCTGCGTGCTATTGATAGCATATAA
- the adk gene encoding adenylate kinase, giving the protein MRIILLGAPGTGKGTQGKFITEKYNIPKISTGDILRESIYAQDTFGKMIQKTVEKGKLVSDKIVCDLIKIRIQKKDCINGFILDGFPRTIEQAHYLSNNKIKIDYVLEFIVPYKLILERISGRRIHLQSGRIYHIKFHPPKIENQDDLTGESLITREDDKKESVEKRLKEYEKLTHSVVNYYKNQKKIGNIKFFKINGINSSSIIKNQIEGILKKHF; this is encoded by the coding sequence ATGCGTATTATTTTACTAGGTGCACCTGGTACAGGAAAAGGAACACAAGGAAAGTTTATTACAGAAAAATATAATATTCCAAAAATATCTACAGGTGACATATTAAGAGAAAGCATCTATGCACAAGATACATTTGGGAAAATGATTCAAAAAACAGTTGAAAAGGGCAAATTAGTTTCTGATAAAATTGTTTGTGATTTAATTAAAATTAGAATTCAAAAAAAAGATTGTATTAATGGTTTTATATTAGATGGTTTTCCAAGAACTATTGAACAAGCTCATTATTTATCCAATAATAAAATTAAAATAGATTATGTTTTAGAATTCATAGTCCCATACAAATTAATATTAGAACGTATTTCAGGAAGGAGAATACATCTTCAATCAGGAAGAATATATCATATAAAATTTCATCCACCTAAAATTGAGAATCAAGATGATCTAACTGGAGAGTCATTAATTACAAGAGAAGATGACAAAAAAGAAAGTGTAGAAAAAAGATTAAAGGAATACGAAAAATTGACTCACTCAGTTGTTAATTATTATAAAAATCAAAAAAAAATAGGAAATATAAAATTTTTTAAAATTAATGGAATAAATTCATCATCAATTATTAAAAATCAAATAGAAGGAATATTAAAAAAACACTTTTAA
- a CDS encoding SmdB family multidrug efflux ABC transporter permease/ATP-binding protein → MNHLIEFWPILKRLLTYVIPFKKSLILAFFLLLSGSLSEVLGPILISYFINNILSKHQLHFKIIFLIIVLYILLQILSVFFNYFQSILFNKIAVKTINKLRQDVMNSALRQPISQFDSQPIGQMISKVTNDTEAVKELYDTVAPTLFRSIALILVILFAMFSLEWHMAIIALFILPLVIIIMCVYQYYSTPLLRKVRYYLAEINNKFNETINGINVIQQFRQQNRFEKYIEKSSQLHYMARMKILRLDGILLRPLLSLLSALVLCNFIFLFSYFSIGAFEVGILYAFITYLGRLNEPLIAITIQQAILQQSIVAGERIFSLIDSPKQKYGKNKQTLNSGEIHIDNLCFNYQNDTKNVLENININIPSNSFIAFVGHTGSGKSTLANLLMGYYPIKTGQIYLDGKSIDSISHTVLRKNILMVQQDPIVLSDTVFENITLGRKISEDQVWKILDTVSLTPLVKSMPKGIYSLLGEEGNNLSVGQKQLLAIARILVMHPKILILDEATANIDSGTEQLIQKTLLSIRKKSTLVVIAHRLSTIIDADLIVVLKRGKVVEIGKHKKLLKNKSCYWKMYKFQLSKI, encoded by the coding sequence ATGAATCATTTAATCGAGTTTTGGCCAATTTTAAAGCGTTTACTAACTTATGTTATACCTTTTAAAAAGTCACTAATATTAGCATTTTTTTTACTTTTAAGTGGATCACTATCAGAAGTTTTAGGTCCTATTTTAATAAGCTATTTTATTAATAATATTTTATCTAAACATCAATTGCATTTTAAAATTATATTTCTAATAATAGTATTATATATACTATTGCAAATTTTATCAGTATTTTTTAATTATTTTCAAAGTATTTTGTTTAACAAAATAGCGGTAAAAACTATTAATAAATTACGTCAAGATGTAATGAATTCTGCATTAAGACAGCCTATCAGTCAATTTGATTCTCAACCAATCGGTCAAATGATTTCAAAAGTGACTAATGATACTGAAGCAGTAAAAGAATTATATGATACAGTAGCTCCTACTTTATTTAGAAGTATCGCATTAATTTTGGTGATATTATTTGCAATGTTTAGTCTAGAATGGCACATGGCGATAATAGCTTTATTTATTTTGCCATTAGTTATTATAATTATGTGCGTTTATCAATACTACAGCACTCCACTTTTAAGAAAAGTACGATACTATTTAGCTGAAATAAATAATAAATTTAATGAAACAATTAATGGTATCAATGTAATTCAACAATTTCGTCAACAAAATAGATTTGAAAAATATATAGAAAAAAGTAGTCAGTTACATTATATGGCACGTATGAAAATATTAAGATTAGATGGTATTTTATTAAGACCATTATTAAGTTTATTATCTGCTTTAGTATTATGTAACTTTATATTTTTATTTAGTTATTTCTCTATTGGAGCCTTTGAAGTAGGTATATTATACGCATTTATTACTTATCTTGGAAGACTAAATGAACCTTTGATTGCTATTACCATCCAACAAGCTATATTACAACAATCTATTGTCGCAGGAGAACGAATATTCTCACTTATAGATTCACCAAAACAAAAATATGGTAAAAACAAACAAACATTAAATAGTGGGGAAATACATATTGATAATCTTTGTTTTAATTATCAAAATGATACTAAAAATGTTCTTGAAAATATCAATATTAATATTCCTTCAAACAGTTTTATTGCATTTGTAGGACATACTGGTAGTGGTAAAAGCACTCTAGCAAATTTATTAATGGGATATTATCCTATAAAAACTGGTCAAATATATTTAGATGGAAAATCGATTGATTCAATCAGTCATACTGTTTTAAGAAAAAACATACTTATGGTACAACAAGATCCAATAGTTCTTTCAGATACTGTTTTTGAAAATATTACATTAGGAAGAAAAATATCTGAAGATCAAGTTTGGAAAATATTAGATACTGTATCTCTGACACCTTTAGTAAAATCTATGCCTAAAGGAATTTATTCTTTATTAGGAGAAGAAGGTAATAATTTATCTGTAGGTCAAAAACAATTATTAGCAATTGCTAGAATACTAGTTATGCATCCTAAAATACTGATATTAGATGAAGCAACTGCTAATATCGACTCCGGAACAGAACAATTAATTCAAAAAACGTTACTATCTATAAGAAAAAAATCTACCTTAGTTGTTATTGCACATAGACTTTCAACCATTATCGATGCAGATTTAATTGTTGTATTAAAACGAGGGAAAGTTGTTGAAATTGGTAAACATAAAAAATTATTAAAAAATAAAAGCTGTTATTGGAAAATGTATAAATTTCAACTGTCTAAAATTTAG
- a CDS encoding DNA polymerase III subunit gamma/tau C-terminal domain-containing protein: protein MITLNKKKTCNKNKIFDTNIILKNRFELLQNKNKIISIKKNIQKIHLNEKKIRLTSENFFYQSKMLKNEKNEIILKKIQEIDPWYREIYKLKNLPKIVQKLAIHTSYKNTLKYWYVFLNKKNKDLIKYDAWIIFKKELSTITEKKIKLIIKKTKILNILTPYEWFKKIYKERTLKEYLLLIKDPNIQFFKKNFNAKLNRKNVNFISVL, encoded by the coding sequence ATGATTACTCTAAATAAAAAAAAGACATGCAATAAAAACAAGATTTTCGACACAAATATCATTTTAAAAAATAGATTTGAATTATTACAAAATAAAAATAAGATTATATCTATTAAAAAAAATATTCAAAAAATACATTTGAATGAAAAAAAAATACGTTTGACATCTGAAAATTTTTTTTATCAATCAAAGATGTTAAAAAATGAAAAAAATGAAATAATTCTCAAAAAGATTCAAGAAATAGATCCTTGGTATAGAGAAATATATAAATTAAAAAATTTACCAAAAATAGTTCAAAAATTAGCTATACATACTTCATATAAAAATACTTTAAAATATTGGTATGTATTTTTAAATAAAAAAAATAAAGATTTAATAAAATATGATGCATGGATTATATTTAAAAAAGAGCTTAGTACAATAACAGAAAAAAAAATAAAACTAATTATAAAAAAAACAAAGATACTAAATATTTTAACTCCTTATGAATGGTTCAAAAAAATATATAAAGAAAGAACATTAAAAGAATATTTATTATTAATAAAAGATCCAAATATTCAGTTTTTTAAAAAAAATTTTAATGCCAAACTTAATAGAAAAAATGTTAATTTCATTTCAGTGTTATAA
- the cspE gene encoding transcription antiterminator/RNA stability regulator CspE: MSKIKGNVKWFNESKGFGFITPEDGSKDVFVHFSAIQSNGFKTLAEGQSVEFEITEGAKGPSAANVVSL, encoded by the coding sequence ATGTCCAAGATTAAAGGTAATGTGAAGTGGTTTAATGAATCTAAAGGTTTTGGTTTTATTACACCAGAAGATGGAAGTAAGGACGTATTTGTTCATTTTTCAGCTATACAAAGCAATGGATTCAAAACTTTAGCAGAAGGTCAAAGTGTGGAATTCGAAATTACCGAAGGAGCAAAAGGACCATCTGCTGCTAATGTAGTCAGTTTATAA
- the cysS gene encoding cysteine--tRNA ligase — translation MLKIFNTLTRKKEIFKSIEKNKINLYVCGVTVYDFCHIGHGRTFVAFDMIMRYLRYSGFQVKYIRNITDIDDKIVLKSIKEKIDLNVLTSSMIKEMHKDFFSLGILPPDEEPCVTNHINHIINMILILLKKQHAYINEKNDVIFSVDSYPYYGILSGQVLKSLKSGSRVPLNNFKKNPLDFVLWKNSKKEEHSWHSPWGKGRPGWHIECSTITSVFFKNSIDIHGGGSDLLFPHHENERSQSICFNKKSIVNFWMHTGVLMVNNKKMSKSLGNVYLLRDVLKNYNAEVLRYFFLSTHYRHPIDYSEKNLQQSYTSLKYLYTALYNTNPNSDTIEGSHFIDDFHQAMNDDFNTPTVFSIFFKLAKEINFLKKQNMFKANKLSFILRNLANTLGFLLQDPESFLQEKSRLTESMIKKIEYLINKRNIARQCKLWKEADNLRKTLLSLDIVLEDLHDKTIWRKK, via the coding sequence ATGTTAAAAATTTTTAATACACTTACTAGAAAAAAAGAAATTTTTAAATCTATTGAAAAAAATAAGATTAATTTATATGTATGCGGAGTAACGGTATATGATTTTTGTCATATTGGTCATGGACGTACCTTTGTTGCTTTTGATATGATAATGCGTTATTTGCGTTATTCTGGTTTTCAAGTAAAATATATTCGTAATATTACTGATATTGATGATAAGATTGTTTTAAAATCAATAAAAGAAAAAATTGATTTGAATGTTTTAACTTCTTCAATGATAAAAGAAATGCATAAAGATTTTTTTTCATTAGGTATTTTACCTCCTGATGAAGAACCGTGTGTTACAAATCATATTAATCATATTATTAATATGATCCTCATTTTATTAAAAAAACAACATGCATATATAAATGAAAAAAATGATGTTATTTTTTCCGTGGATAGTTATCCTTATTATGGAATTTTATCTGGTCAAGTTTTAAAATCACTAAAATCTGGATCGCGTGTCCCATTAAATAATTTTAAAAAAAATCCTTTAGATTTTGTTCTGTGGAAAAATTCTAAAAAAGAAGAACATTCTTGGCATTCTCCATGGGGAAAAGGCCGTCCTGGTTGGCATATTGAATGTAGTACTATTACTAGTGTTTTTTTTAAAAATTCTATAGATATTCATGGAGGTGGATCTGATCTTCTTTTTCCTCATCATGAAAATGAAAGATCTCAATCGATATGTTTTAATAAAAAATCAATAGTAAATTTTTGGATGCATACTGGTGTTTTAATGGTCAATAATAAAAAAATGTCTAAATCTTTAGGTAACGTATATCTTCTTAGAGATGTTTTAAAAAACTATAATGCTGAAGTTTTACGTTATTTTTTTCTATCAACGCATTATCGACATCCTATTGATTATTCTGAAAAAAATTTGCAACAATCATATACATCATTAAAATATTTATATACAGCATTATATAATACTAATCCAAATTCTGATACTATTGAAGGCAGTCATTTTATTGATGATTTTCATCAAGCGATGAATGATGATTTTAATACTCCTACAGTTTTTTCTATTTTTTTTAAATTAGCAAAAGAAATTAATTTTTTAAAAAAACAAAATATGTTCAAAGCAAATAAATTATCTTTTATATTACGAAATTTAGCTAATACTTTAGGTTTTTTATTACAAGATCCAGAAAGTTTTTTACAAGAAAAATCTAGATTAACTGAATCTATGATTAAAAAAATTGAATATTTAATAAATAAAAGAAACATTGCTAGACAGTGTAAATTATGGAAAGAAGCAGATAATTTAAGAAAAACGCTTCTATCTTTAGATATAGTTTTAGAAGATTTACATGATAAAACAATATGGCGTAAAAAATAA
- the aroE gene encoding shikimate dehydrogenase, with amino-acid sequence MFKYKKFNYALFGNPIDHSKSPQIHHFFSKQTGFFHIYTAVNVSFSDFAFVLCNFFKKNGQGANITAPFKEQAYLFSNKLTERAKIAQSVNTLKKIDDTCILGDNTDGIGLLSDLIRLNFIKRKYSILIIGAGGAVKGVIFPLLSFGCSIFISNRTFSNAQKLVFQFNKYGNINIFDQFSSQIKYFDLVINATSKNIEKKDNFVPLSFLSSNTFFYDMNYQKDNTPFINWCIKIGATFFSNGIGMLVFQAAHSFFLWHNKLPETDYIIDHLNKNFNI; translated from the coding sequence ATGTTTAAATATAAAAAATTTAATTACGCTTTATTTGGAAACCCTATTGATCATAGTAAATCTCCTCAAATTCATCATTTTTTTTCAAAACAAACAGGTTTTTTTCATATTTATACAGCAGTGAATGTTTCGTTCAGTGATTTTGCTTTTGTTTTATGTAATTTTTTTAAAAAAAATGGTCAAGGAGCTAATATTACTGCACCGTTTAAAGAACAAGCTTATCTTTTCTCTAATAAATTAACTGAAAGAGCTAAAATTGCTCAATCTGTTAACACATTAAAAAAAATAGATGATACATGTATTTTAGGTGATAATACAGATGGTATAGGATTATTATCTGATTTAATTCGATTAAATTTTATAAAAAGAAAATATTCAATATTAATAATTGGTGCTGGTGGAGCAGTAAAAGGTGTTATCTTTCCTCTTTTATCATTTGGTTGTTCAATATTTATTTCAAATAGAACTTTCTCAAATGCTCAAAAATTAGTTTTTCAATTTAATAAATATGGAAATATAAATATATTTGATCAATTTTCATCACAAATAAAATATTTTGATTTAGTTATTAACGCAACATCGAAAAATATTGAAAAAAAAGATAATTTTGTTCCTTTATCTTTTCTTTCTTCTAATACTTTTTTTTATGATATGAATTATCAAAAAGATAACACACCTTTTATTAATTGGTGTATTAAAATAGGAGCTACTTTTTTTTCTAATGGAATAGGCATGTTAGTTTTTCAGGCTGCTCATTCTTTTTTTTTATGGCATAACAAGCTTCCAGAAACAGATTATATTATTGATCATCTAAATAAAAATTTTAATATATAA
- the htpG gene encoding molecular chaperone HtpG → MKTEKKEVYNFQSEVKQLLHLMIHSLYSNKEIFLRELISNASDAIDKLRFESLSLPELYENDSDMKIQISINKAQRTLIISDNGIGMTRQETIENLGTIAKSGTKSFLQSLENKQNKKNELIGEFGVGFYSSFIVSEQVSVRTRFAGTKTNEGTLWESSGEGKYNITNISKKTKGTEITLFLKKEEEEFLEIWRIKNIISKYSDHITVPVYIQNYDDKNKTYFWEQINKAKALWTMSQSSITDDEYKDFYKHLTNDQNNPLVWSHNRVEGNQEYISLLFIPEKAAWDIWNRDNKHGLKLYVKRVYIMDNYQEFLPSYLRFIRGLIDSNDLPLNVSREILQNNSITENLKKALIKRSLNMLEKLSKNSKEKYQIFWNQFGLIFKEGPAEDHDNLARIANLLRFASIKNNSAEQKISLKEYVDSMNSQQEKIYYITADSYEAAKNSPHLELFKKNNIDVLLLSDRIDEWMMNYLTDFDGKKFQSISKEDLSLNKLTQDKKIKNDELSTEMIDFLKKVKKILGDKVKDVRLTNRLTETPCVLLSDSNEMTTQMAKLFSAAGQSVPELKYIFEINPEHMLIKKVSLIHDEKKLNEWINLLLDQALLAEKGNLENPHKFISRMNKLLILP, encoded by the coding sequence ATGAAAACAGAAAAAAAAGAAGTATATAATTTTCAATCAGAAGTTAAACAATTGTTGCATTTAATGATTCATTCCTTATATTCTAATAAAGAAATTTTTTTACGAGAATTAATATCTAATGCATCAGATGCAATTGATAAATTAAGATTTGAATCTCTATCATTACCAGAATTATATGAAAATGATAGTGATATGAAAATTCAAATATCTATTAATAAAGCACAAAGAACACTCATTATCAGTGATAATGGAATTGGGATGACACGACAAGAAACAATTGAAAATCTTGGAACTATTGCTAAATCAGGAACAAAATCTTTTCTGCAATCTTTAGAAAACAAACAAAATAAAAAAAATGAACTGATTGGAGAATTCGGAGTTGGTTTTTATTCATCTTTTATTGTATCAGAACAAGTATCTGTCAGAACTAGATTTGCTGGAACAAAAACAAATGAAGGAACATTATGGGAATCTTCAGGAGAAGGAAAATATAATATTACAAATATAAGTAAAAAAACAAAAGGAACCGAAATTACTTTATTCTTAAAAAAAGAAGAAGAAGAATTTTTAGAAATATGGCGGATTAAAAACATAATTAGTAAATACTCTGATCACATTACTGTACCAGTATACATTCAAAATTATGATGACAAAAATAAAACATATTTTTGGGAACAAATTAATAAAGCTAAAGCTTTATGGACAATGAGTCAATCTTCTATCACTGATGATGAATATAAAGATTTTTATAAACATTTAACTAATGATCAAAATAATCCACTCGTGTGGAGTCATAATCGAGTAGAAGGCAATCAAGAATACATTAGTTTATTATTTATTCCAGAAAAAGCAGCTTGGGATATATGGAATAGAGACAATAAACATGGTTTAAAACTATATGTAAAACGTGTTTACATTATGGATAACTATCAAGAATTTCTTCCTAGTTATTTACGATTCATTAGAGGATTAATTGATTCAAACGATTTACCTTTAAATGTTTCTAGAGAAATCTTACAAAATAACTCTATTACAGAAAATTTAAAAAAAGCACTGATTAAAAGATCATTAAATATGCTAGAAAAATTGTCTAAAAATTCTAAAGAGAAATATCAAATTTTTTGGAATCAATTTGGACTTATCTTTAAGGAAGGACCAGCAGAAGATCATGATAATTTAGCAAGAATTGCTAATCTTTTACGTTTTGCATCTATCAAAAATAATAGTGCGGAACAAAAAATATCATTAAAAGAATACGTAGATAGCATGAATTCACAACAAGAAAAAATATACTATATTACTGCAGATAGTTATGAAGCTGCAAAAAATAGTCCCCATTTAGAATTATTCAAGAAAAATAATATTGATGTTCTATTACTATCAGATCGAATTGATGAATGGATGATGAACTATCTTACTGATTTTGATGGGAAAAAATTTCAATCTATTAGCAAAGAAGATTTGTCTTTAAATAAATTAACTCAAGATAAAAAAATAAAAAATGATGAACTTTCAACAGAAATGATTGATTTTTTAAAAAAAGTTAAAAAAATACTAGGGGATAAAGTAAAAGACGTAAGATTAACGAATAGATTAACAGAAACACCATGCGTACTTTTAAGTGATTCTAATGAAATGACTACACAAATGGCAAAACTTTTTTCTGCAGCAGGACAATCTGTTCCAGAATTAAAATATATTTTTGAAATTAACCCAGAACATATGTTAATAAAAAAAGTGTCTTTAATACATGATGAAAAAAAATTAAACGAATGGATTAATTTACTATTAGATCAAGCACTATTAGCTGAAAAAGGTAACTTAGAAAATCCACATAAGTTTATTTCTAGAATGAATAAATTATTGATTCTTCCATAA
- the ybeD gene encoding DUF493 family protein YbeD — MQTKLREMLKFPCFFTYKIIGLAQPELIDQIIKVIQIQIPGDYTPQVKSSNRGNYLSVSITICAKNFEQIEILYHEISKINIVRMVL; from the coding sequence ATGCAAACAAAATTAAGAGAAATGTTAAAATTCCCTTGTTTTTTTACTTATAAGATCATAGGCTTAGCTCAGCCTGAACTTATTGACCAAATAATAAAAGTCATTCAGATTCAGATTCCTGGCGATTACACACCTCAAGTTAAATCAAGTAACAGAGGCAATTATCTTTCTGTTTCTATTACAATATGTGCTAAAAATTTTGAACAAATTGAAATTTTATATCATGAAATTAGCAAAATTAATATAGTTAGAATGGTTTTATAA
- a CDS encoding Sua5/YciO/YrdC/YwlC family protein, whose protein sequence is MLNSENVIAYPTESMFGLGCDPNSEKAVKKLLYLKKRNIEKGFILVASDFNQIKMYINENNLLKKQKEKIFFHWPGPFTFLLPAHPRVPYWLTGKFNTVAVRISAHIDIIKLCNAFGKALISTSANITNMSPCMTREEVLKNFGKDFPLLNGKIGNEKNPSQIINIINGKLIRNV, encoded by the coding sequence ATGCTAAATAGTGAAAATGTAATAGCATATCCTACAGAATCTATGTTTGGACTCGGTTGTGATCCTAATAGTGAGAAAGCTGTAAAAAAATTATTATATTTAAAAAAAAGAAATATAGAAAAAGGATTCATACTAGTAGCTTCAGATTTTAATCAAATAAAAATGTATATTAATGAAAACAATTTATTAAAAAAACAAAAAGAAAAAATTTTTTTTCATTGGCCTGGTCCATTTACTTTTTTACTTCCAGCACATCCGCGAGTACCTTACTGGCTAACTGGGAAATTTAATACTGTCGCCGTTCGTATAAGTGCTCATATTGACATAATAAAATTATGTAATGCTTTTGGAAAAGCTTTAATATCTACAAGTGCTAATATTACGAATATGAGTCCATGTATGACTCGTGAAGAAGTTTTAAAAAATTTTGGTAAAGATTTTCCATTGTTAAATGGAAAGATAGGAAATGAAAAAAATCCTTCTCAGATAATTAATATTATTAATGGAAAATTGATCCGAAATGTTTAA
- a CDS encoding YbaB/EbfC family nucleoid-associated protein encodes MFTKNGLGNLMKQAQQMQEKMAKIQEEIAKMEVTGEAGAGLVKVTINGAHNCRRVEVDPSLLKDDKDMLEDLAAAAFNDAARRISEVQKKKMSDISTGMQLPTGFNMPV; translated from the coding sequence ATGTTTACTAAAAACGGTTTAGGAAATTTAATGAAACAAGCACAACAAATGCAAGAAAAAATGGCAAAAATACAAGAAGAAATAGCAAAAATGGAAGTAACAGGAGAAGCTGGTGCTGGATTAGTTAAAGTCACTATTAATGGTGCACATAATTGTAGACGAGTAGAAGTAGATCCTAGTTTACTTAAAGATGATAAAGACATGTTAGAAGATTTAGCAGCAGCTGCATTCAATGATGCAGCACGAAGAATATCTGAAGTGCAAAAAAAGAAAATGTCTGATATATCTACAGGCATGCAACTTCCAACTGGTTTTAATATGCCTGTATAA
- the folD gene encoding bifunctional methylenetetrahydrofolate dehydrogenase/methenyltetrahydrofolate cyclohydrolase FolD — MSAIIIDGNKISKKIQLNILKKVNKRKKNGKKIPGLAMILVGENTPSKIYVNKKKIACKNVGFFSECWNFPENANEIDILNLIKQLNNNKNIDGILIQLPLPQQINHVKILSSINPDKDVDGFHPYNTGSLCQRTPKLRACTPKGIITMLQYYNIKTHGLHAVMVGASNLVGRPMSLELLLAGCTTTVTHKFTHDLKKHVENADLLIVAVGKAKFLKGEWIKKGSIVVDVGINRLNNGNIVGDVDFESAYLKASYITPVPGGVGPMTVATLLQNTLEACEKYHDH, encoded by the coding sequence ATGTCAGCAATAATTATAGATGGTAATAAAATATCAAAAAAAATACAATTGAATATTTTAAAAAAAGTTAATAAAAGAAAAAAAAATGGTAAAAAAATACCGGGATTAGCTATGATTTTAGTAGGGGAAAATACACCCTCTAAAATTTATGTAAACAAAAAAAAAATAGCATGTAAAAACGTTGGATTTTTTTCAGAATGTTGGAATTTTCCTGAAAACGCTAATGAAATTGATATACTAAATTTGATTAAACAATTAAATAATAACAAAAATATAGATGGAATTTTAATACAACTACCACTACCTCAACAAATTAACCATGTAAAAATTCTAAGTAGTATTAATCCAGATAAAGACGTAGATGGTTTTCATCCATATAATACAGGCTCTTTATGTCAAAGAACACCAAAGCTAAGAGCGTGTACACCCAAAGGTATTATAACCATGTTACAATATTATAATATTAAAACTCATGGATTACATGCCGTCATGGTCGGAGCATCGAACTTAGTTGGAAGACCTATGAGTCTAGAACTATTATTGGCAGGATGTACAACAACTGTTACACATAAATTTACTCATGACTTAAAAAAACATGTAGAAAATGCTGATTTATTAATTGTAGCAGTAGGTAAAGCAAAATTTTTAAAAGGGGAATGGATTAAAAAAGGCTCTATAGTTGTAGATGTTGGTATTAATCGTTTAAATAACGGGAATATAGTTGGTGATGTAGATTTTGAATCAGCATATTTAAAAGCATCTTATATCACACCTGTTCCTGGAGGTGTTGGTCCTATGACTGTGGCCACATTATTACAAAATACATTAGAAGCATGTGAAAAGTATCATGATCATTAA